Proteins from a genomic interval of Quercus lobata isolate SW786 chromosome 11, ValleyOak3.0 Primary Assembly, whole genome shotgun sequence:
- the LOC115968722 gene encoding putative F-box protein PP2-B12: protein MDPTVSTRREESDEAEAVNMLKVLPMDCIAKVLSLTTPADACRSSLVSTSFKSLAESNAVWDCFVPPESDYLFNNASSSSSSSSLPISSKKKLFLHLCDHPLLIHDGKLSLSLEKKSGKKCYMLSPKDLIIVWIDTPDYWRWTSLPHTRFPEVAELIKVCWLEIRGRINTCMLSPATLYAAYLVFKTTTGSYGFESQPIEVEVGLVGGEIHKQTVYLDADGGRRLRYQIVPRRIGVFNRPLRRIPGFQAPQPQPKENEELNGLKYPKERVDGWLEIELGKFFNRSGKDNGELEMSVLEVNGGSWKGGLIVQGIEIRPKP, encoded by the exons ATGGATCCAACAGTTTCaacaagaagagaagaaagtgaTGAGGCTGAAGCAGTGAACATGTTGAAGGTGTTACCGATGGACTGCATAGCAAAGGTGCTGTCATTAACGACTCCTGCTGATGCTTGTAGGTCGTCCTTGGTTTCAACATCATTCAAGTCGCTGGCTGAATCCAATGCCGTTTGGGATTGCTTTGTTCCACCTGAGTCTGACTATCTATTCAATAATGCTTCTTCTTCGTCGTCCTCGTCTTCTCTCCCCATTTCTTCCAAGAAGAAACTCTTCTTACATCTCTGCGACCATCCCCTCCTTATACACGACGGCAAACTG AGCCTTTCCTTGGAGAAAAAGAGCGGGAAGAAATGTTACATGCTATCTCCAAAGGACCTCATCATTGTCTGGATTGATACTCCTGACTATTGGAGATGGACTTCTTTACCTCACACCAG GTTCCCAGAAGTGGCGGAGCTTATCAAGGTGTGTTGGCTGGAAATCCGTGGCAGGATAAACACTTGTATGTTGTCCCCAGCCACACTATATGCAGCTTACCTTGTGTTCAAGACAACTACAGGATCCTATGGATTTGAATCCCAGCCTATTGAGGTCGAAGTTGGACTTGTTGGAGGTGAAATCCATAAGCAAACTGTCTATTTGGATGCAGATGGAGGGCGGAGGCTACGATACCAGATTGTACCACGGCGAATCGGGGTTTTTAATCGCCCCCTTCGCCGAATTCCGGGGTTTCAAGCCCCACAGCCACAACCTAAAGAAAATGAGGAGCTGAATGGCCTTAAGTATCCCAAGGAGAGAGTAGATGGGTGGTTAGAAATTGAGTTGGGTAAGTTCTTCAATAGATCAGGAAAAGATAATGGGGAGCTAGAAATGAGTGTTTTAGAGGTCAATGGGGGTAGCTGGAAGGGTGGCCTCATTGTTCAAGGCATTGAGATCAGGCCTAAACCTTAA
- the LOC115968896 gene encoding leucine-rich repeat protein 2-like yields MASLSLFSVFVTFLLSLTPAFSTNSEGNALHALRRRLSDPTNVLQSWDPTLVNPCTWFHVTCDSNNHVIRLDLGNSNVSGALGPELGELKHLQYLELYRNEIGGKIPEELGSLKNLVSMDMYENKFEGEIPKSLAKLKSLRFLRLNNNKLAGSIPRELTSLSNLKVFDVSNNNLCGTVPVDGPFATFPMESFENNRLNGPELQGLVPYDFGC; encoded by the exons atggcttctctttcccttttctcTGTCTTTGttacttttcttctctctctcactcctgCTTTCTCGACCAACTCTGAAG GAAATGCTTTACATGCTTTGAGAAGAAGGCTGTCTGACCCCACCAATGTGTTGCAGAGCTGGGACCCTACTCTGGTTAATCCCTGCACATGGTTTCATGTCACCTGTGACTCCAACAACCATGTGATTCGCTT GGATTTGGGCAATTCTAATGTGTCTGGGGCTTTAGGTCCAGAGCTTGGCGAGCTCAAGCACCTGCAGTACTT GGAGCTTTATAGGAATGAAATAGGAGGAAAAATCCCAGAGGAGTTGGGGAGTTTGAAAAACCTTGTTAGCATGGATATGTATGAAAACAAatttgaaggtgaaattccaAAATCTCTTGCCAAATTGAAGTCACTCAGATTTCT ACGGTTAAACAACAACAAGCTAGCAGGATCAATTCCAAGGGAACTCACCAGCCTCTCTAACCTCAAAGTTTT TGATGTTTCGAACAACAATCTTTGTGGAACAGTCCCAGTTGATGGCCCTTTTGCGACATTCCCAATGGAAAG TTTTGAGAACAACAGACTCAATGGCCCAGAACTGCAAGGACTTGTGCCCTATGACTTTGGATGCTGA